In a single window of the Acyrthosiphon pisum isolate AL4f chromosome X, pea_aphid_22Mar2018_4r6ur, whole genome shotgun sequence genome:
- the LOC100162186 gene encoding uncharacterized protein LOC100162186, which produces MLVNNQMVHFLVDNAASCVVKRLANPILNTGRNITFDNWFTSFPLADYLLQNKTTMVGTVRKNKREIPPEFLISKGRDLYSSYFGFSKNKSIVSYKAKSNKIVLIASTMHNDKAIDMNTGEKLKSEMITFYNSTKSGVDTMDWMTENYSVARHSARWPLTVFYSLLNIGGLNSMIVYQENTQVKKTRLEFLKSLGRQLMEDQLKYRMTISSLPRPLKTRLQNYVTVEREVLPQKLRSSNRCAFCERVKDKKTTKVCTNCIKPICRDHLIEICPDCFTL; this is translated from the exons ATGCTGGTAAACAACCAAATGGTCCATTTTTTAGTTGATAATGCTGCATCTTGCGTTGTAAAACGATTAGCAAACCCAATTTTGAATACTGGTAGAAATATTACATTTGACAATTGGTTTACTAGTTTTCCATTAGCAGATTATTTACTccaaaataaaacaactatgGTAGGCACAGttcgaaaaaataaaagagaAATCCCTCCCGAATTTCTCATTTCAAAAGGTCGTGACTTATATTCGtcatattttggtttttcaaaaaataaatcaatcgtGTCGTATAAAgctaaatcaaataaaatagttttgatagCTTCGACAATGCACAATGATAAGGCTATTGATATGAATACTGGAGAAAAATTAAAGTCAGAAATGATTACGTTTTACAATTCGACCAAAAGTGGTGTAGATACTATGGATTGGATGACTGAAAACTACAGTGTGGCAAGACATAGTGCTCGTTGGCCTCTTACAGTATTTTATTCTCTACTCAATATCGGAGGATTAAATTCAATGATTGTGTACCAAGAAAATACGCAAGTAAAGAAAACACgtttagaatttttgaaatcattGGGTAGGCAACTTATGGAGGATCAACTAAAGTACAGAATGACAATTAGCAGTCTGCCCAGACCACTAAAAACAAGACTTCAAAATTATGTTACg gttgaaAGAGAAGTGCTCCCTCAAAAGTTGAGAAGTTCAAACCGATGTGCTTTTTGTGAAAGAGTGAAAGACAAAAAAACCACTAAAGTGTGCACCAATTGCATAAAGCCTATATGTAGAGATCACTTGATAGAAATTTGCCCAGattgttttacattataa